DNA sequence from the Candidatus Limnocylindrales bacterium genome:
TGCAGGAAGAAGCCGACAACTACGGCATCCCCCTCCTGCCCATCAAGCAGCGTCTCGATCAGTTCGAGGAGGCGGTCACGATCCTGGACTCCATGCTGCGCAACGAGGCGACCAGCTTCGACGGCACGCATTACACGCTCAGCAACGCGCGCTGCCAGCCAAAGCCCGTGCAGACGCCGCGGCCGCCGTTCGTCATCGGGGGCCTCGGCGAAAAACGGATGCTCAAGATCTGCGCGCGTTGGGCCGACGACTGGAACTTCGTCGGCGGTCCGGCCGACATGTTCCGAGAGAAGGTCGAGATCCTGCACCGTCATTGCGAGACGGTCGGGCGCGATCCGGCGGAAATCACGCTTTCGAGTCACGTCTTTGCCAGCCAGGGCGCCGAGATGGCGGTGATGCTTTCGGAAGCGCTGGTTGCTGCAGGCTGCCAACACCTGTGTCTGTACTTCACGGACTGCTCCGATCCCGATCAGCTCGGATCGACCGTGGAGGCGGTGGTGAAAGCGGTCGGCCGCCCGGCGTGAACGCAGCGATGCACGCAGCTGAGTCGCCGGCTGTGGCGTCTGGCTGCGTCGCCGCGAGATCACCCACGACGCTGCATCGAGTGAGCGAC
Encoded proteins:
- a CDS encoding LLM class F420-dependent oxidoreductase translates to MLRRITFKTNPADNRWEDILRFWTDADSIDALDGGFLFDHFYPIYGNTSGPCFEGWTALSYLAGVTRRLRLGLMVTAVPYRHPGLLAKMASTFDVLSGGRLDLGLGAGWMQEEADNYGIPLLPIKQRLDQFEEAVTILDSMLRNEATSFDGTHYTLSNARCQPKPVQTPRPPFVIGGLGEKRMLKICARWADDWNFVGGPADMFREKVEILHRHCETVGRDPAEITLSSHVFASQGAEMAVMLSEALVAAGCQHLCLYFTDCSDPDQLGSTVEAVVKAVGRPA